Proteins encoded within one genomic window of Haematobia irritans isolate KBUSLIRL chromosome 5, ASM5000362v1, whole genome shotgun sequence:
- the LOC142239252 gene encoding uncharacterized protein LOC142239252 codes for MRIIHLLLLIGILISLTAATASSKNDKSKKSAEKVVASVETEKKEKAAISTTTESSTTARSAKALKQSKPGENRGKRTLYDFGNAGYLYPQVAARRGGYSPDPRTAYATQPGYFNGNGIGQYPTDYNYNYGPYPQYIEAPEPIIEIIIKDANETLPSPQPTVIKTKKKKEKVHVFYVNYKKDENNKLHLESPIASLNNDDTEEEEEEEEVIEYPVTPLPPVKTTTLRTIIHPDSEKYHGNSGIHVTFGTEDKSQRGHILQEHDAESVQRQVVAVPVPQTGVKTQFVGNARQDFPGHARSPYTNSFFQSSANSQYQNTQQQLPNQHASTFFRPPTYQQKPQSQLKSPFGAQTSPQPQHYHHPQQQVQKQHQHQHQPHPQPQSQSQPQQQQPPQNKPLSHIQQHIHHQLQQQSQYYVNHNQLYQQQQQAHANSQNGQYYNTLPQKPTQAPNKQVVFPTAPPKTQDLPNRQAPQPYQPIKFRPTPAPAALPNKPTAIAAKLENSHYNSKPFQFQRQPQFIQQPTFTVQSPTIPPPQYYKQPSQTQYQQHQTVNHAQTSNYQTNSNYYTQNKSQQPQSSQQYQNKYQTHATSGGSSSPDLSWLDIKPSKETQLFKSIPKFEQHITETIPNNYQPSQYQSQNQVIHDIPAPNLAPHQQQNQYINTQGNAYSNYNQQSQSQSQSQSHSHNQAQTQVQSQIHTQGQANPQPQFSNFVTTSTNYVQHQVPSSTPPPQYVESTDGQKIMVVTPMPPNVYQQYQAAHYPTSQGTQQQQSAQVITSIHQSQDQYNQYFQQPRQGSGSVNAQSESSIGASASSNTQFGVSTYHSDVFKELEQRKTQETQQSQNAYIPPKEDTNRVGSTTTPSPKALSQLPAEVPDDLRQQLLSSGILSNADISVLDYDKEGDIALENLPAEHLQHFYGAGGGAQISESKKVLSVVKPNGDKVSLDAKDLERVKETSSVPHAKQTDTKVVRFDGQESESLGSTTSTERQYNRYLPLKINAANFPKPDVEELKSKSLQSVVVLAPVDTPAGSDGTLLEDSKEVKFLGGDLIKVLVKKPTTENFKRWLEKESRTDVELQSVVLLVAKSSDSSTEQEIYMYDIATGEVNRLNGELSSKFVNVAEENASTEDLEHGSTLDPTFLESMMQKIPSS; via the exons tTGATTGGGATTTTAATATCCCTTACAGCAGCTACTGCTTCGAgcaaaaatgataaatccaaAAAAAGTGCAGAGAAGGTGGTAGCTTCCGTTGAAACtgagaaaaaagaaaaagcTGCTATATCCACTACTACTGAGTCATCTACCACCGCACGTAGTGCAAAGGCATTAAAACAAAGCAAGCCTGGAGAAAATCGTGGCAAACGTACCCTTTATGATTTCGGCAATGCTGGGTACTTATATCCCCAAGTGGCAGCCAGAAGAGGAGGATACAGTCCCGATCCCAGAACTGCCTATGCTACGCAGCCCGGTTATTTCAATGGCAATGGTATTG gccAATATCCCACTGACTATAACTACAATTATGGACCATATCCCCAATATATCGAAGCCCCTGAGCCAATTATTGAAATCATTATCAAAGATGCCAATGAAACACTACCTAGTCCTCAGCCAACGGTTATTAAGACTAAAAAGAAGAAGGAGAAGGTTCATGTGTTCTATGTCAATTACAAAAAGGATGAGAACAACAaactccatttggaaagtcccaTAGCTTCATTGAATAATGACGATACCGAAGAGGAGGAGGAAGAAGAGGAAGTTATTGAATATCCCGTTACCCCATTACCCCCTGTCAAGACTACAACACTGAGAACTATTATTCATCCAGATTCAGAGAAATATCATGGAAACAGTGGAATTCATGTTACCTTTGGCACCGAAGATAAATCCCAGAGGGGTCACATCCTACAAGAACATGATGCAGAAAGTGTACAACGTCAGGTAGTTGCCGTACCTGTTCCACAGACTGGTGTAAAGACACAGTTTGTCGGTAATGCGAGACAAGACTTCCCAGGACATGCTCGTTCTCCATACACCAATAGTTTCTTCCAATCTTCGGCAAATTCGCAATACCAGAATACGCAACAGCAGCTGCCCAATCAACATGCATCGACCTTCTTCAGGCCACCGACATATCAGCAGAAACCGCAGTCGCAACTGAAGTCTCCCTTCGGAGCTCAGACCTCTCCCCAACCACAACATTATCATCATCCACAACAGCAGGTACAGAAACAACACCAGCATCAACATCAACCACATCCTCAGCCCCAATCTCAATCTCAACCTCAACAGCAACAACCACCACAAAATAAACCTTTGAGCCATATTCAACAACATATCCATCACCAATTGCAACAACAGTCCCAATATTATGTCAATCACAACCAATtgtatcaacaacaacaacaagctcATGCAAATAGTCAGAATGGTCAATACTACAACACATTGCCACAAAAACCTACCCAGGCTCCCAACAAACAGGTTGTCTTTCCCACAGCTCCTCCAAAAACTCAAGATTTACCCAATAGACAAGCGCCTCAACCCTATCAACCTATAAAGTTCCGACCAACTCCAGCCCCCGCCGCCCTGCCCAATAAACCCACAGCAATTGCTGCAAAATTGGAGAATTCTCATTACAATTCCAAGCCCTTCCAGTTCCAGAGACAACCTCAGTTCATACAACAACCTACTTTCACGGTACAATCTCCCACAATCCCTCCGCCTCAATATTACAAGCAACCATCCCAAACTCAGTATCAGCAACATCAAACTGTGAATCATGCTCAAACCTCCAACTATCAAACCAATTCGAACTACTACACTCAAAATAAGAGCCAACAACCCCAATCTTCCCAACAATATCAGAACAAATATCAGACACATGCGACATCTGGTGGCTCATCATCGCCGGACTTGAGTTGGTTGGACATTAAACCCTCGAAAGAAACCCAGTTGTTCAAATCGATTCCTAAGTTCGAGCAACACATAACGGAGACCATACCCAACAACTATCAGCCATCGCAATATCAATCTCAGAACCAAGTTATCCACGATATACCCGCTCCCAACTTAGCCCCTCATCAACAGCAGAATCAGTACATCAATACCCAAGGCAATGCTTATAGCAACTATAATCAACAGTCGCAGTCGCAGTCACAGTCTCAATCTCATTCCCACAATCAGGCTCAAACTCAAGTTCAATCTCAAATTCATACACAAGGCCAAGCCAATCCTCAACCCCAGTTCAGCAACTTTGTTACAACCTCAACGAATTATGTACAACACCAAGTTCCGTCCTCCACACCACCACCACAATATGTCGAGTCCACTGATGGTCAGAAGATAATGGTTGTAACCCCTATGCCACCTAATGTCTATCAGCAATATCAAGCTGCCCATTATCCTACATCCCAGGGAACTCAGCAACAACAATCTGCTCAGGTCATCACAAGTATCCATCAATCGCAGGATCAATATAATCAATACTTCCAACAGCCTAGACAAGGATCGGGATCAGTTAATGCTCAAAGTGAAAGCAGTATTGGGGCTTCTGCTTCAAGCAATACCCAATTCGGAGTGTCAACATatcactctgatgtcttcaaggAGCTGGAACAACGCAAAACCCAAGAGACACAACAATCTCAAAATGCTTACATCCCTCCCAAGGAAGATACGAATAGGGTAGGATCCACAACTACTCCCAGTCCCAAAGCCTTGTCACAATTGCCCGCTGAAGTTCCAGATGATTTGAGGCAACAGTTGCTCTCATCCGGTATCTTAAGTAATGCCGATATTTCCGTCTTGGACTATGACAAAGAAGGAGATATTGCCTTAGAAAATCTACCCGCTGAACATTTGCAACATTTCTATGGTGCTGGTGGAGGTGCTCAAATCTCTGAATCCAAAAAAGTTTTGTCCGTAGTCAAACCAAATGGTGATAAGGTCTCTTTGGATGCCAAAGACCTAGAGCGTGTTAAGGAGACAAGCTCAGTGCCGCATGCTAAACAAACCGATACCAAGGTGGTACGTTTCGATGGCCAAGAATCCGAATCTTTGGGATCCACTACTTCTACAGAGCGCCAGTACAACAGATATCTGCCATTGAAAATCAATGCTGCTAACTTCCCCAAACCCGATGTAGAAGAACTTAAGTCGAAATCCCTGCAAAGTGTTGTAGTCTTAGCCCCCGTGGATACACCGGCCGGTAGCGATGGTACCCTACTTGAGGACTCCAAAGAAGTGAAATTCCTAGGAGGTGATTTAATCAAAGTCTTGGTGAAGAAACCAACCACAGAAAACTTCAAAAGATGGCTGGAGAAAGAGTCAAGGACAGATGTTGAATTACAATCAGTGGTTTTACTAGTAGCGAA GTCTTCTGATTCATCAACAGAACAAGAAATCTATATGTACGACATAGCGACAGGTGAGGTGAATCGACTGAATGGAGAACTTTCTAGTAAATTTGTCAATGTTGCGGAGGAAAATGCCAGCACAGAAGATTTGGAGCATGGTTCCACATTGGATCCCACATTCCTTGAATCCATGATGCAGAAAATCCCTTCAAGCTAA